In Rhododendron vialii isolate Sample 1 chromosome 9a, ASM3025357v1, the following are encoded in one genomic region:
- the LOC131301876 gene encoding uncharacterized protein At4g22758-like, which yields MMIYKQQKKNGGSKGGGGGGGRLLISITVLGSAGPIRFVVNEGQLVGAVIETTLKSYAREGRLPVLGSDLDDFVLYCPIAGNEALSPLEAIGSFGVRNFMLCKKAPMVKTAVGDEKQTMPRKGNCNWKAWFNKSLSLKISSH from the exons ATGATGATTTACAAGCAGCAGAAGAAGAACGGCGGCAGCAAGGGTGGAGGAGGCGGCGGGGGCCGCCTGTTGATAAGCATCACCGTTCTGGGCAGCGCGGGCCCGATCCGGTTCGTGGTGAATGAGGGACAGCTCGTCGGCGCCGTGATCGAGACCACGCTCAAGTCCTACGCACGTGAGGGTCGGCTTCCGGTCCTCGGCTCCGACCTCGACGATTTCGTGCTCTACTGCCCCATTGCCGGAAACGaag CTTTGAGTCCGTTGGAGGCAATTGGGTCCTTTGGTGTAAGGAATTTCATGCTCTGCAAGAAGGCCCCGATGGTGAAGACTGCGGTTGGCGATGAAAAGCAAACAATGCCGCGTAAGGGGAACTGTAACTGGAAGGCATGGTTCAATAAGTCTCTCAGTCTTAAGATATCTAGCCATTGA
- the LOC131299740 gene encoding uncharacterized protein LOC131299740, giving the protein MGKLMRIVERFCALEEFYADRAAQRLTNSTTSLPTVTPQLPAPVAPQQPQPKKLVHNIKEGKKHQPKYINRTKTPTQPPAGNPNPNEQRPTIHVIHGPVTKESETNLRADLNCASTSKQVLAVGPGSKCPRLEELPKWTITFTERDLEHVQTPHSDALVVTIQIGVHDVKRVLIDQGSSAEVMYYDLFKKLDLPKLALQPAEIPLIGFNGASVWPLGRIFLPVVVGSKTLSVKFIVVNVPSSYNAILGRTWLHGMQAIASTYHQIVRFIGINGR; this is encoded by the exons ATGGGCAAGTTGATGCGCATCGTGGAACGGTTCTGCgctcttgaagaattttacGCGGACCGCGCGGCTCAAAGGCTAACAAACTCAACTACAAGCCTCCCAACGGTTACACCTCAGTTGCCAGCACCAGTCGCACCGCAGCAACCTCAGCCAAAGAAACTTGTccacaacatcaaggaaggaaagaagCACCAGCCGAAG TACATCAATCGAACCAAAACACCCACCCAACCACCTGCTGGCAATCCCAACCCAAATGAACAGCGGCCAACGATACACGTTATTCACGGCCCCGTGACAAAGGAATCTGAAACTAACCTTCGGGCCGACCTCAACTGCGCATCCACTTCCAAGCAAGTACTTGCggtaggacctggatccaaaTGTCCACGTCTAGAAGAGTTACCCAAATGGACAATAACTTTTACCGAGCGCGATCTAGAACatgtgcaaacaccacactccgacgcTCTCGTCGTAACCATCCAAATTGGAGTTCATGACGTTAAGCGCGTTCTAATcgatcagggaagctcggcggaggtcatgtactatgacTTGTTCAAAAAGCTTGATCTCCCAAAATTGGCTTTGCAACCCGCCGAAATACCCCTCATCGGATTCAATGGAGCATCCGTTTGGCCACTTGGTCGAATCTTCCTACCAGTCGTCGTTGGCTCAAAAACGTTGAGCGTCaaattcatcgtcgtcaacgtacCTAGCTCATACAATGCAATTCTTGGCCGAACTTGGCTACACGGCATGCAAGCaatcgcctcaacctaccaccagatCGTTCGCTTCATCGGTATCAATGGGAGATAG